One window of Clarias gariepinus isolate MV-2021 ecotype Netherlands chromosome 21, CGAR_prim_01v2, whole genome shotgun sequence genomic DNA carries:
- the tal2 gene encoding T-cell acute lymphocytic leukemia protein 2, which produces MTRKVLSNTRERWRQQSVNTAFAELRKLIPTHPPEKKLSKNEILRLAMRYITFLLTLLENQRDRATEPSSSTLITLITGNMRNLSSQTETHSPGSGSDGAETW; this is translated from the coding sequence ATGACACGTAAGGTGCTCAGTAACACCCGCGAGCGCTGGCGGCAGCAGAGCGTGAACACGGCGTTCGCGGAACTCAGGAAGCTCATCCCAACTCATCCTCCTGAGAAGAAGCTGAGCAAGAACGAGATCCTGAGACTGGCCATGCGCTACATCACCTTCCTGCTCACGCTGCTGGAGAaccagagagacagagcgacagAACCTTCCTCCTCCACCCTCATCACGCTCATCACGGGGAACATGAGGAACCTGAGCTCACAGACGGAAACGCACTCTCCTGGGTCCGGCAGTGACGGTGCGGAGACATGGTAG